The window GAACCATTTAATTCCCCTTGGCACGATATACAAAGTACAAAGTTGTCAAAATCGAATATGCTGCAACTTTCATGCCCATTTTGAGACtcaagagaggaaaaaaaggaaaaaagaaaaagatcagAACGCCTCACGAGAGTTAATGGCTATtacatacaaaaaaaaaaaaaaattcgagaaGAGAAGTAAACCATCACTGCGACAGCCAACAGATTACCATCCAAAGCTAAGCAAATCCCATCTAATCGTCAAATTCATCTTCAACATCAGTCTTCTGCCCGAACCCTCTGGGGCCAGCCCTTGCCCTGACCTTAACCTTCTTCCcacccttcttcttcttagctGCCTCTTCCTTCTCaaacttctctctctccctcttctgCAAAAAATCGGTCACTCCGATGTAGATAACCTGGTCAAAGCACAAATTTAGGATTGGCCACAGTCCCACGTCCCAAAATTACAACTTTGGCCCAATTTCGGGGGCAAACAATCGATCGATCCGAGCTATGAATCGAATCTAATGCGCGAGACCAGCTTTAGGTTTGCTAATTTACCCCAATCGTGAGAACTGATAGACCGATGAACGCGATTAAGAGAAGGACCGAAATGATGGTGTATACGCCATCATCACCGCTGCTGGAGACCATCTGCTGAGCGTCCGATGGCGAGGACAGAGCATCTTCGGCCGCAGCGGAGGCTGTGCAGCCCCGGCGGATCTTCCGGGGAACTTCATTGGGCAGTAGGgactgaagaagaaggggTCTTCTGCAGGAGAAGGAAGCTGGTGAGGTGACAGTAAGGAAGGGAGCAGCGGCGCGTTTCGAGAAATTAGGGGGTCTGAGGTTTAACGGCAGGGAGGGATGAAGAGGCGAGGCAGAAGATGACAGACACAAAGGTGAGGCCATGGGACATCTATCTATAACAGAAGAAATAAGAGAGCAGAGCTGAGCTGCAGCTGCTTAGCATCCACATTCCACATTACAGAAGGCAACGGAATAGGAAAGGCAAGGCTCTGACGAACAAACTGTTTCAGTTTGGAAGTTCAGAGTACTATGGGCCTTAGAGCCCAGTAGCTACAAAGATCAAAGGCCTCCCGGGCTGTTGGCTTTCCTCAGTGGATCTCCATGAGAATGGTCTTTCTTTATTCGTCGGGCCCCGAGCTATCCGTCGAGGCCCCGCCGACGGCCGAGTGCGTCTCCACCGGGCTCATGCGACATCGCAGGCCTCGAGTGGCAGTGGGAGACTCTTGTTGGATAATAATCCCCGAAAGGGACTACAATTCCACTACCTTTATATACCATAACTAGTGGATATTCACCGGTTGTGCAATaactttttgtaatttttatatgataACAAATAGATAAACACCACATATGCATATGAATTAACTAATAccgatataaaaaaaaaagtacatgaAAAACTATATGTTTGACCGAATATACATATTAAACGCTATAAATTGTGAGTGAGAGTCAATGGAGTGAAAATCACGAGTAGTTACTATGCTCTTATAAAAAGGACATCACATATATACGAGGAGATAATAATCCTATATTACATATGTAGCTGCAATATGAAGAGTAGTAAATATCATGTTGGAGTTTTGATATAAAAGAAAGTTATACTAACTACTAAGCTCAAACAAAGATGATGCATGAAATGAACGGGGATACATGTTTATTAAAATGGGGTTACTTGAACCCACTTAAATTAAGAGATTATTTACattgttaatattttatttgctttactttatttgttttgaaaaatatttatagaaTACATGGCAAATGACGCACTGAACCTCTTTGGTCTCTTATTCTTCAATTGAATGTGAAAAAGGATGTACAGAGTCAAATATAAAGATTCTCTCTCCGAGAAAGGGCAACTATTATCAAATAGTTTGTTATCATATTatctaatatattatttaacggaaaatttcattttgtaaCTGCTCTGACTTTTTATAACATTAaactttattaatatatatatatatatatataaactgccaaaatttactattttaaagaaaaatattgcaaaataaatattttaaaaagttcactattctattttctcaaaaatcttctctattattatatctttataatgcatataaatgcaatccaaaaaatagtaaatgttcATTTAAATTGGAATTATAAGTTTAATTCACGTGAAGTtatgaatttgaaaagttatttttgatgaatatggatttgaaattttaatttaaatgacaTGACACAATTATAtctcaattcttttttttttatatatatatactagtaaGGTTGCTCATGTAATGCAGggtgaaattaataaataaaatcatacaCAGTATATATGAGGGAAAATATGTATTACTTGtttcataattaaattatatttcaattttatacaatcattataaattatttgaaaagtttGACGATTCAATATCCATATTAAAAATACATTATGTATTTTTCGATCGACCCTTATTATGCTATTACATTGATGCATCTTATCCATAATATTGTTGGCTTATTCAAGTTCTATAAGTAACAATCCTTATTTAAATACTTTGTAAATCAACTTATAAGATTGAACTAAGAAcaattatgttatattatattatgttatgttatgttatattatattaattgtcGGGGcagtttctctcctatatggagaatggcgAGGGCGGGTGTTGGAGGTAAttccacatggaaaaattgagtgGAAATTCATAGGTTTATAATAAACAATGATCTAACAATCTATTGGTTTAAGCTTTTGAGTTGAAGATAGACCAGAGTTTGAAGTAGGCCTGTGAATTTTTcctaacaagtggtatcatAGCTCAATGTAACAATATTGGGGAAACGCAAATGCATATGTGTGAAAACCCACACCGTACCAAGGCCCGTGTATGGAACTCGTAGCTAGTGAATGGCCTAATAATTGGTATCTGAGTCCGAAAGTAGAAGTCCGGCTCGAAATTAGTTATGTTCGGTGTGTTGCTTGCCGTAGTATCACGGGGATTACGACGGAGTTCTCCACATAGTCGATAAGGGGGAGAATTGTTGGGCTAGTTTCTCttctatatggagaatggtgagggcgggtgttggaggtaatcccacatggaaaaattgagtaGAAATCCATAGACTTAAAGGAGACAATGGTCAATGGTCTAGTAATTTATTAACTTAACCTTTTGAGTTGCGGATAGATCGGAGTCCAAAATAAGTATGTGAATTTTTCCTAACAGTACCAtattgtattattattttatgatattattattatttacttatttcatGGTTAAGTAATGTgcatatttaaattattttatttacctttaaaaaaaaataaaagagaaacttgagagtatgaaaaataaatatcctCTTCGCGGAAACTTTCAAAATATTTCCGCTTTAGACGGattgatagatagatagattgaTAGATGTAGataaagatataaatataggtaagatagatatagataaagatataaatataggTATGATAGATATAGGTATAGATGTGTATGTGGTAAGCTATGCATATTTATTCAATCATAAAAAAAGTACATACTTAGTTGAAGTCTGATGATCTACGGATCATCCCGCTACAAGATAAACTCATACAATCcgttaaataaacaaaatacaaATTGCCAGGAACCTAGGTGAATATAGCAAAATCGTCCCGCTGGATAGTTTCCTTCTTCGCAAGAATATTCGTGCAAAACTTAACTTTCCgttttatatatgattaatcACGTATAAATGCACGACTTTTactcaaatttttaattttagcaTGACCTTTCATTTTAGTT of the Punica granatum isolate Tunisia-2019 chromosome 6, ASM765513v2, whole genome shotgun sequence genome contains:
- the LOC116212526 gene encoding uncharacterized protein LOC116212526 — translated: MASPLCLSSSASPLHPSLPLNLRPPNFSKRAAAPFLTVTSPASFSCRRPLLLQSLLPNEVPRKIRRGCTASAAAEDALSSPSDAQQMVSSSGDDGVYTIISVLLLIAFIGLSVLTIGVIYIGVTDFLQKREREKFEKEEAAKKKKGGKKVKVRARAGPRGFGQKTDVEDEFDD